From the genome of Pantoea alfalfae, one region includes:
- the degP gene encoding serine endoprotease DegP, producing the protein MKKKTLVLSALALSLSMALAPVTVSAAQTASSESQQLPSLAPMLEKVMPSVVSISVEGTTTVKTPRMPQQFQQFFGDNSPFCQDGSPFQGSPLCQNGDGAGGNGSGLAPDTQQEKFRALGSGVIINAEKGYVVTNNHVVNNATKIQVQLSDGRRYDAKVIGKDPSSDIALVQLQEAKNLTAVKIADSDNLRVGDYTVAIGNPYGLGETVTSGIVSALGRSGLNVENYENFIQTDAAINRGNSGGALVNLNGELIGINTAILAPDGGNIGIGFAIPSNMVKNLTAQMVEFGQVKRGELGVQGTELNSELAKAMKVDAQRGAFVSQVLPDSAAAKAGIKAGDVIVSMNGKPLSSFASLRAEVGSLPVGTTLKLGLLRDGKPVDVSVQLQQSSQAKVQSATIYNGIEGADLSNVETGDKGVRVDNVKAGSAAARIGLKKGDVIQGVNQQPVTNLGELRKVLDTKPAVLALNVKRGDSSIYLLMQ; encoded by the coding sequence ATGAAAAAAAAGACTTTAGTGTTAAGTGCGCTGGCATTGAGCCTGAGCATGGCGCTCGCCCCTGTTACTGTTTCTGCTGCGCAAACGGCCTCTTCCGAAAGCCAGCAACTGCCAAGCCTGGCTCCCATGCTGGAAAAAGTGATGCCGTCTGTGGTCAGTATCAGCGTTGAGGGCACTACCACAGTAAAAACGCCACGCATGCCACAGCAGTTTCAGCAATTTTTTGGCGACAATTCGCCGTTCTGTCAGGACGGTTCACCGTTCCAGGGTTCACCCCTGTGCCAGAACGGTGACGGTGCAGGCGGTAACGGTAGCGGACTTGCCCCTGATACCCAGCAGGAAAAATTCCGTGCGCTGGGATCGGGCGTGATCATCAATGCCGAAAAAGGCTATGTGGTGACCAATAACCACGTCGTAAATAATGCCACCAAAATTCAGGTGCAGCTCAGCGACGGCCGTCGCTATGATGCAAAAGTCATCGGTAAAGATCCCAGCTCTGACATTGCACTGGTTCAGCTACAGGAAGCCAAAAATCTGACCGCCGTGAAAATTGCTGACTCCGACAATCTGCGCGTCGGTGACTACACCGTGGCAATCGGTAACCCGTATGGACTGGGTGAAACCGTGACCTCCGGTATCGTTTCGGCACTGGGACGCAGCGGCCTGAATGTAGAAAATTACGAAAACTTTATCCAGACGGATGCGGCGATTAACCGGGGCAACTCCGGTGGTGCGCTGGTTAACCTCAACGGTGAACTGATTGGGATTAACACCGCTATTCTGGCACCGGATGGCGGCAATATCGGTATCGGCTTTGCAATTCCGAGCAACATGGTGAAAAACCTGACGGCGCAGATGGTTGAGTTTGGACAGGTGAAACGCGGCGAGCTGGGTGTGCAGGGCACGGAACTGAACTCCGAACTGGCAAAAGCGATGAAAGTCGACGCACAGCGTGGTGCGTTTGTCAGCCAGGTACTGCCAGACTCTGCAGCTGCGAAAGCGGGCATCAAAGCGGGTGACGTGATTGTCTCCATGAATGGCAAACCGCTGAGCAGCTTTGCTTCACTGCGTGCAGAAGTCGGTTCACTGCCGGTTGGCACCACCCTGAAACTGGGCCTGCTGCGTGACGGCAAACCGGTCGATGTTTCTGTTCAGTTGCAGCAGAGCAGCCAGGCGAAAGTGCAGTCCGCCACCATCTACAACGGCATTGAAGGGGCTGACCTCAGCAATGTTGAAACCGGCGATAAAGGCGTTCGCGTTGATAATGTGAAAGCCGGCAGTGCCGCAGCGCGTATCGGCCTGAAGAAGGGTGATGTGATTCAGGGCGTTAACCAGCAGCCGGTAACCAACCTCGGCGAGCTGCGCAAAGTTCTCGATACCAAACCAGCTGTTCTGGCACTGAATGTGAAGCGCGGCGACAGCAGTATCTACCTGCTGATGCAGTAA
- the dgt gene encoding dGTPase — translation MSAINFRKKISFSRPYTSRKDPEGEYYITRHFESDRGRIINSAAIRRLQQKTQVFPLERNAAVRSRLTHSLEVQQTGRYITKEILQTLKMQGGLAQYGLDELEGAFESLIEMACLLHDVGNPPFGHFGEAAINDWFEENLAAELVDPLVAGVEGDAQRKAFDELNAMIRQDLCHFEGNAQAIRMVHTLLQLNLSYSQVACILKYTAPAWWQGEKPAEFSVLMKKPGFYLSEQDYIADLRAATNMEEHHRFPLTYIMEAADDISYCIADLDDAVEKDIFNVESLFEFLSKAWGPVKNNDAFSRTIGEAWREACSKKRRSRSDQFFMSLRVNVQSVLVSYAVKRFVDNLPAIFEGSFNHALLEDEGEEGRLLQLFKTVARQQVFNHSEVEQLELQGYRVIKGLLEIYQPLMRLNYEAFTTLMNEDFLRQHPIETRLFHKLSGKHRKAYLHKMRNLVVEHKYQRLLWERYYRFRLIQDYISGMTDLYAWDEYRRLMAVE, via the coding sequence ATGTCGGCGATCAATTTCAGGAAGAAGATCAGCTTCTCGCGCCCTTATACCAGTCGAAAAGATCCGGAAGGCGAATATTATATTACCCGCCATTTTGAGAGCGACCGTGGACGGATTATCAACTCCGCCGCCATCCGGCGACTGCAACAGAAAACGCAGGTTTTTCCGCTGGAGCGCAATGCCGCTGTCCGTTCCCGACTGACACACTCGCTGGAGGTGCAGCAGACCGGACGCTACATCACCAAAGAGATCCTGCAAACCCTGAAGATGCAGGGCGGGCTGGCGCAGTATGGTCTGGATGAGCTTGAAGGCGCATTTGAAAGCCTGATCGAAATGGCGTGTCTGCTGCATGACGTGGGCAATCCGCCGTTTGGTCATTTTGGCGAGGCAGCTATTAACGACTGGTTTGAAGAGAACCTCGCTGCCGAGCTGGTCGATCCGCTGGTGGCGGGCGTTGAAGGGGATGCGCAGCGCAAAGCCTTTGATGAGCTGAACGCCATGATACGCCAGGATCTCTGCCATTTTGAGGGCAACGCGCAGGCTATCCGTATGGTGCATACGCTGCTGCAACTCAATCTCAGTTATTCTCAGGTCGCCTGTATCCTCAAATATACTGCTCCTGCCTGGTGGCAGGGTGAAAAGCCCGCCGAATTTAGCGTGTTAATGAAGAAACCCGGTTTTTATCTCTCTGAGCAGGATTATATTGCCGACCTGCGTGCTGCCACCAATATGGAAGAACACCACCGATTTCCGCTCACCTATATAATGGAAGCCGCAGATGATATCTCCTATTGTATTGCCGATTTGGACGACGCTGTAGAAAAAGATATTTTTAATGTTGAGAGTTTGTTTGAATTTCTCAGTAAAGCCTGGGGGCCGGTGAAAAATAATGACGCCTTTAGCCGGACTATTGGCGAAGCCTGGCGGGAAGCCTGCAGTAAAAAACGCCGCAGCCGCAGCGATCAATTTTTTATGTCATTACGCGTAAATGTTCAGAGCGTGCTGGTCAGTTACGCGGTGAAACGTTTTGTTGATAATCTGCCTGCAATATTCGAGGGAAGTTTTAACCATGCACTGCTGGAAGATGAGGGTGAAGAAGGGCGTTTACTGCAACTGTTTAAGACCGTTGCGCGCCAGCAGGTGTTTAATCACTCCGAAGTTGAGCAGCTGGAACTGCAGGGTTACCGCGTGATTAAAGGGCTGCTGGAGATCTATCAGCCGCTGATGCGCCTTAATTATGAAGCCTTTACCACGCTGATGAATGAAGACTTCCTGCGCCAGCACCCGATTGAAACGCGGCTTTTCCATAAGCTCTCCGGGAAACACCGTAAAGCCTATTTGCACAAGATGCGTAATCTGGTTGTGGAGCATAAATATCAGCGGCTGTTGTGGGAGCGTTATTATCGCTTCCGGCTTATTCAGGATTATATTAGCGGTATGACCGATCTCTATGCCTGGGATGAGTACCGGCGGCTGATGGCAGTAGAATAA
- the mtnN gene encoding 5'-methylthioadenosine/S-adenosylhomocysteine nucleosidase has product MKAGIIGAMEQEVTLLRDKIENRQTLSLAGCEIYTGTLQGVEVALLKSGIGKTSAALGTTLLLQLCKPDVVINTGSAGGLSPSLSVGDIVVSDEVRYHDADVTAFGYEPGQMAGCPAAFVADSKLIAAAEACIKQLDLNAVRGLVVSGDAFINGAEPLARIRNLFPQAIAVEMEATAIGHVCHQFQVPFVVVRAISDVADKESHLSFDEFLSVAAKQSSLLVENLLAHLAHG; this is encoded by the coding sequence ATGAAAGCAGGCATTATTGGCGCGATGGAGCAGGAAGTCACACTGCTGCGCGACAAAATTGAAAACCGTCAAACGCTGTCGCTGGCGGGTTGTGAAATCTATACCGGCACCCTGCAGGGCGTTGAGGTGGCACTGCTGAAATCGGGCATTGGTAAAACCTCTGCGGCGCTGGGCACCACGCTGCTGCTGCAGCTCTGCAAACCCGATGTGGTGATCAACACCGGTTCGGCGGGCGGTTTATCGCCGTCGCTCAGCGTCGGCGATATCGTGGTGTCAGACGAAGTGCGTTATCACGATGCGGATGTCACCGCATTTGGTTACGAGCCGGGTCAGATGGCGGGTTGTCCGGCCGCATTTGTGGCAGACAGCAAGCTGATTGCTGCGGCGGAAGCCTGCATTAAGCAACTGGACCTGAATGCCGTACGCGGTCTGGTGGTGAGCGGTGATGCCTTTATCAATGGTGCCGAACCGCTGGCACGCATTCGCAACCTGTTCCCGCAGGCGATTGCCGTTGAGATGGAAGCAACCGCTATCGGTCACGTCTGTCATCAGTTCCAGGTACCGTTTGTGGTGGTCCGTGCGATTTCCGACGTGGCCGATAAGGAATCTCACCTCAGCTTTGATGAGTTCTTAAGCGTAGCGGCAAAGCAATCTTCGCTGTTGGTGGAGAACCTGCTGGCGCATCTGGCGCATGGCTAA
- the btuF gene encoding vitamin B12 ABC transporter substrate-binding protein BtuF: MAKTLLFCWLLLLSGSLLASPPRVITLAPHLTELAFAAGITPIAVSAWSDYPPQAKEIEQVANWQGIKAERILQLKPDLVLAWRGGNPQRQIDQLQQLGVPVKWIDPQTLDDMFTALADLGRWSLSPEQASRAVQALRQQEAALRQRYTHLTAVPLFLQFGQQPLFTAARATLQNEIITLCGGRNIFADSRVSWPQVSREQVLMRHPQAVVTGGSAQQAENIRVFWRPQLDVPVIAINEDWLSRPGPRLLLAAQQLCAALHPDE; the protein is encoded by the coding sequence ATGGCTAAAACGCTGCTTTTCTGCTGGCTGCTGCTGTTGAGCGGCAGCCTGCTTGCCTCCCCGCCCCGTGTTATCACCCTCGCTCCCCACCTTACCGAACTCGCCTTTGCTGCCGGGATTACGCCGATTGCGGTCAGTGCATGGTCTGACTATCCGCCACAGGCGAAAGAGATTGAACAGGTTGCCAACTGGCAGGGCATCAAGGCCGAACGCATTCTGCAGCTCAAACCGGATCTGGTCTTAGCCTGGCGAGGCGGTAATCCGCAGCGACAGATTGACCAGTTGCAGCAGCTCGGCGTACCGGTTAAATGGATTGATCCGCAGACGCTGGATGACATGTTCACAGCGCTGGCCGATCTGGGCCGCTGGAGCCTCAGCCCGGAACAGGCAAGCAGAGCTGTCCAGGCGTTACGGCAGCAGGAAGCCGCATTGCGTCAGCGCTATACTCACCTGACTGCGGTTCCGCTCTTTTTGCAGTTTGGACAGCAGCCACTCTTTACCGCCGCCAGAGCCACGCTGCAGAATGAGATAATTACATTATGTGGTGGCAGGAATATTTTTGCCGACAGTCGTGTCAGCTGGCCACAGGTCAGCCGTGAGCAGGTACTGATGCGCCATCCTCAGGCCGTTGTGACGGGTGGCAGTGCGCAGCAGGCGGAAAACATCCGTGTGTTCTGGCGACCGCAGCTGGATGTACCGGTGATTGCCATCAACGAGGACTGGCTTAGCCGGCCAGGCCCGCGACTGCTGCTGGCCGCGCAGCAACTCTGTGCGGCTCTGCATCCCGATGAATAA
- the erpA gene encoding iron-sulfur cluster insertion protein ErpA, whose translation MSDEVVALPLQFTDAAATKVKNLIADEENPALKLRVYITGGGCSGFQYGFTFDDQLNDGDMTIEKQGVSLVVDPMSLQYLVGGSVDYTEGLEGSRFIVTNPNAKTTCGCGSSFSI comes from the coding sequence ATGAGTGATGAAGTAGTAGCACTGCCGTTGCAGTTTACCGACGCCGCAGCCACCAAGGTGAAGAACCTGATTGCCGACGAAGAGAACCCGGCGCTGAAACTTCGCGTCTATATCACCGGTGGCGGTTGCAGTGGTTTCCAGTACGGCTTCACCTTTGATGATCAACTGAATGATGGCGACATGACGATCGAAAAGCAGGGCGTCTCGCTGGTGGTTGACCCGATGAGCCTGCAATATCTGGTGGGCGGTTCGGTGGATTACACCGAAGGTCTGGAAGGCTCACGCTTTATCGTGACCAATCCAAATGCCAAAACCACCTGTGGCTGTGGCTCTTCCTTTAGTATCTGA
- the hemL gene encoding glutamate-1-semialdehyde 2,1-aminomutase produces MSKSEQLFAEAQRLIPGGVNSPVRAFTGVGGVPLFIEHADGAYLYDADGKVYIDYVGSWGPMVLGHNNAAIRNAVIEAAQRGLSFGAPTEMEVTMAQLVCELVTSMEMVRMVNSGTEATMSAIRLARGFTGRDKIIKFEGCYHGHADHLLVKAGSGALTLGQPNSPGVPADFAKHTLTCTFNDLDSVRSAFEQYPDAIAAIIVEPVAGNMNCIPPQPAFLPGLRALCDEFGALLIIDEVMTGFRVALGGAQAHYNVRPDLTCLGKIIGGGMPVGAFGGRRDVMAALAPTGPVYQAGTLSGNPIAMAAGFACLTQIAQPGTHDKLDALTRQLAEGLREAAQQQNIPLVINHVGGMFGLFFTEADSVTCYADVTRCDVERFKTFFHLMLEEGVYFAPSAYEAGFMSLAHSEEDIQRTVDAARRCFAKL; encoded by the coding sequence ATGAGTAAGTCCGAACAACTGTTTGCCGAGGCACAACGCCTGATCCCGGGCGGGGTAAACTCGCCAGTACGCGCATTTACCGGCGTGGGCGGCGTTCCGCTGTTTATTGAACATGCTGATGGCGCGTATCTCTATGACGCCGATGGAAAAGTCTATATCGACTATGTTGGCTCATGGGGTCCGATGGTGCTGGGTCATAACAACGCGGCGATCCGTAATGCCGTGATCGAAGCGGCCCAGCGCGGCCTGAGCTTTGGCGCACCGACCGAAATGGAAGTGACCATGGCGCAACTGGTGTGTGAGCTGGTGACGTCTATGGAGATGGTGCGGATGGTCAACTCCGGCACCGAAGCAACCATGAGCGCGATTCGTCTGGCGCGTGGCTTTACGGGCCGCGATAAAATTATCAAGTTTGAAGGCTGCTATCACGGTCACGCCGATCATCTGCTGGTGAAAGCGGGTTCCGGTGCCTTAACGCTGGGTCAGCCAAACTCTCCGGGCGTACCGGCTGATTTCGCTAAACACACCCTGACCTGCACCTTTAACGACCTCGACTCGGTGCGCAGCGCCTTTGAGCAATATCCTGACGCCATCGCGGCCATCATCGTTGAGCCGGTCGCCGGCAACATGAACTGCATTCCGCCGCAGCCGGCGTTCCTGCCAGGCCTGCGTGCGCTCTGCGATGAGTTCGGCGCACTGCTGATTATTGATGAAGTGATGACCGGTTTCCGCGTGGCGCTGGGCGGCGCGCAGGCTCACTACAATGTGCGTCCTGACCTGACCTGTCTCGGAAAGATTATCGGTGGCGGGATGCCGGTTGGCGCATTTGGTGGCCGTCGCGACGTGATGGCTGCGCTGGCCCCGACCGGTCCGGTTTATCAGGCGGGTACGCTTTCCGGTAACCCCATTGCCATGGCCGCCGGTTTTGCCTGCCTGACACAGATCGCGCAGCCTGGCACGCACGACAAACTGGATGCCCTGACCCGCCAGCTGGCTGAGGGTCTGCGCGAAGCAGCCCAACAGCAAAATATCCCGCTGGTGATTAATCATGTGGGCGGGATGTTCGGCCTGTTCTTCACCGAGGCTGATAGCGTGACCTGTTATGCCGATGTGACCCGCTGCGATGTAGAGCGCTTTAAAACCTTCTTCCATCTGATGCTGGAGGAAGGTGTTTACTTTGCGCCATCAGCTTATGAGGCAGGCTTTATGTCGCTGGCGCACAGCGAAGAGGATATTCAGCGCACTGTCGACGCCGCGCGTCGTTGTTTCGCGAAGCTGTAA
- the fhuB gene encoding Fe(3+)-hydroxamate ABC transporter permease FhuB gives MRHALFPAGLLSLLFLLSLSLTLVNLHHALPQAEWWQAFWSPAVNNLPQMVFHYSLLPRTALALLVGAGLGLAGLLFQQILRNPLAEPTTLGVSSGAQLGITVATLWHLPGGALTQQFAALSGALLVGALVFGVAWGKRLSPVTLILAGLVLSLYSGAVNQIFAIFNHDQLQNMFLWSTGALNQMSWENVQQLWPRLLLGFLLALALLRPLTLMGLDDGVAKNLGLALSVARIGGLGLAILLSAQLVNVAGIIGFIGLFAPLLAKLLGGRRLLTRMLLAPLTGALLLWLADSCVLWLSTHWRDIPTGTATALLGVPILLWLLPRLRTGSVPPALNQGDNVPAERQNLLRWALIGLAVLALLGWGALAFGRDAQGWIWSAGEMLQSLLPWRAPRVLAALVTGLMLGVAGSLIQRLTGNPMASPEVLGISSGAACGIVVMMFFVPGDAMAWLLPAGAVGAALTLLVIITVASHGGFSPERMLLAGMALNSAFVTLLMLLLASGDPRMGGLLSWISGSTYNISGSQAILSALCALVLVSLAPLASRWLTLLPLGSATARSAGMALTPARLSLLLLAAALTASATLTIGPLSFVGLMAPHMARMLGFRRALPQLLLSGLLGGGLMILADWCGRMLAFPDQIPAGLMATFLGAPYFIWLLRRSG, from the coding sequence ATGCGCCATGCTCTGTTTCCCGCAGGCCTTCTCAGCCTGCTTTTTCTGCTCTCACTCAGCCTGACGCTGGTTAATCTGCACCACGCCTTGCCTCAGGCTGAATGGTGGCAGGCATTCTGGTCACCGGCCGTCAATAACCTGCCGCAGATGGTGTTTCACTACAGCCTGCTGCCGCGCACGGCGCTGGCGCTGCTGGTGGGGGCCGGACTGGGGTTAGCCGGTCTGCTGTTTCAGCAGATCCTGCGCAACCCGCTGGCGGAGCCGACCACGCTGGGTGTCTCTTCCGGCGCGCAGCTGGGCATTACCGTCGCGACGCTGTGGCATCTGCCGGGCGGGGCACTGACACAGCAGTTTGCTGCGCTTAGCGGGGCGCTGCTGGTGGGCGCGCTGGTGTTCGGTGTGGCCTGGGGCAAACGTCTGTCGCCGGTGACGCTGATTCTGGCCGGGCTGGTACTGAGCCTGTACAGCGGCGCGGTCAATCAAATCTTCGCTATCTTCAATCACGATCAGCTGCAGAACATGTTTCTGTGGAGCACCGGCGCGCTGAATCAGATGAGCTGGGAAAACGTGCAGCAGCTCTGGCCGCGCCTGCTGCTGGGGTTTTTGCTGGCGCTGGCGCTGCTGCGTCCGCTGACGCTGATGGGGCTGGATGATGGTGTCGCGAAAAACCTGGGTCTGGCGCTCTCTGTGGCGCGGATTGGCGGCCTTGGACTGGCGATTCTGCTCAGCGCGCAGCTGGTCAATGTCGCCGGTATCATCGGCTTTATCGGGCTGTTTGCACCGCTGCTGGCGAAGCTGCTGGGTGGACGACGGCTCCTCACCCGGATGTTGCTGGCACCGCTGACTGGCGCGCTGCTGCTGTGGCTGGCCGACAGTTGCGTGTTATGGCTCAGCACGCACTGGCGCGATATCCCGACCGGCACGGCCACGGCCCTGCTTGGCGTACCGATTCTGCTGTGGCTGCTGCCGCGACTGCGCACCGGTTCAGTGCCGCCCGCGCTGAATCAGGGTGACAATGTGCCCGCCGAGCGACAGAACCTGCTGCGCTGGGCGCTGATCGGTCTCGCTGTTCTGGCGCTGCTGGGGTGGGGAGCTCTCGCGTTTGGACGTGATGCGCAGGGTTGGATCTGGTCAGCGGGCGAGATGCTGCAATCACTGCTGCCGTGGCGCGCGCCGCGCGTGCTGGCGGCGCTGGTAACCGGTCTGATGCTGGGCGTGGCGGGGAGTCTGATTCAGCGGCTGACCGGCAATCCCATGGCCAGCCCGGAAGTGCTGGGCATCAGTTCCGGAGCTGCCTGCGGCATAGTGGTCATGATGTTCTTTGTGCCAGGCGATGCGATGGCCTGGCTGCTGCCCGCCGGTGCTGTGGGTGCCGCACTGACGCTGCTGGTGATTATAACGGTAGCCAGCCATGGCGGCTTCTCGCCGGAGCGGATGCTGCTGGCGGGTATGGCGCTTAACAGCGCCTTTGTCACCCTGCTGATGCTGCTGCTGGCCAGCGGCGATCCGCGTATGGGCGGGCTGCTGAGCTGGATCTCCGGCTCGACCTATAACATCAGCGGCAGTCAGGCGATTCTGAGTGCCCTCTGTGCGCTGGTGCTGGTCTCACTGGCCCCGCTGGCCAGTCGCTGGCTGACGCTGCTGCCGCTGGGAAGTGCGACTGCACGCTCGGCGGGCATGGCGTTGACGCCCGCGCGGCTGAGTCTGCTGCTGCTGGCCGCCGCGCTGACCGCCAGCGCGACGCTGACTATCGGTCCGCTGAGTTTTGTCGGACTGATGGCACCGCATATGGCGCGGATGCTGGGGTTCCGGCGGGCCTTGCCGCAACTGCTGCTGTCGGGATTGCTGGGCGGGGGATTGATGATACTGGCTGACTGGTGCGGGCGAATGCTGGCATTCCCGGATCAAATCCCAGCCGGGCTGATGGCGACCTTTTTAGGTGCGCCTTACTTTATCTGGCTGCTGCGGCGTTCAGGTTAA
- the fhuD gene encoding Fe(3+)-hydroxamate ABC transporter substrate-binding protein FhuD, protein MPDLYRRRLLLALAASPLFCALPLRAATPDPGRIIALEWLPTELLIALGVTPWGVADLHNYNIWVGEPKLSADVIDVGLRTEPNLELMAQMQPSLILCSNGYGPPKEKLTRIAPIMGFDLHSGDGKPFTAARASLRQLAARLGLSERAEQHLREVDDQLAAARERLAPYAGRTLLLMSLLDSRHAITFGKNSLFLEVMTLLGLKNGWQGETNFWGSAVIGIEQLAQAGEVDVICFDHDNDVEMQQLMRSPLWQAMPFVRTGRFQRVPAVWYYGATLSALHFVRVLERALETH, encoded by the coding sequence ATGCCCGATCTTTATCGCCGCCGACTGTTGCTGGCGCTGGCGGCCTCGCCACTGTTCTGTGCGCTTCCTCTGCGTGCTGCCACGCCGGATCCGGGTCGGATTATTGCACTGGAGTGGTTACCCACCGAACTGCTGATTGCGTTGGGCGTTACGCCCTGGGGCGTGGCCGATCTGCACAACTACAACATCTGGGTAGGTGAGCCGAAGCTGTCTGCGGACGTGATCGACGTCGGCCTGCGCACCGAACCCAATCTTGAGCTGATGGCGCAAATGCAGCCGTCGCTGATCCTCTGCTCTAATGGCTACGGCCCGCCCAAAGAGAAACTGACGCGCATCGCACCCATCATGGGCTTTGATCTTCACAGCGGCGACGGAAAACCCTTCACCGCCGCGCGCGCATCGTTGCGTCAGCTGGCAGCGCGCCTGGGATTAAGCGAGCGGGCGGAGCAGCATCTGCGCGAGGTCGATGATCAGCTGGCGGCGGCGCGTGAGCGGCTGGCACCCTATGCCGGACGCACGCTTCTGCTGATGTCGCTGCTCGACAGTCGTCACGCCATTACCTTCGGTAAAAACAGCCTGTTCCTGGAAGTGATGACGCTGCTGGGCCTGAAAAATGGCTGGCAGGGCGAAACCAACTTCTGGGGCAGCGCAGTGATCGGCATCGAACAGCTGGCGCAGGCCGGGGAGGTAGATGTTATCTGTTTCGATCATGACAATGACGTGGAGATGCAGCAGCTGATGCGCAGTCCGTTGTGGCAGGCTATGCCGTTTGTCCGCACCGGACGCTTTCAGCGCGTCCCGGCGGTCTGGTATTACGGTGCAACGCTCTCGGCGCTGCACTTTGTTCGCGTGCTGGAACGCGCGCTGGAGACGCACTGA
- the fhuC gene encoding Fe3+-hydroxamate ABC transporter ATP-binding protein FhuC: MPHPHAEEATFRLENASFEVPGRTLLQPLSLTFPPGKMTALIGHNGSGKSTLLKMLGRHHAASSGEVLLNQQPVGRWNSKAFAREVAYLPQQLPAAEGMTVRELVAIGRYPWHGALGRFVQEDRDRVEDAIAQVGLKPFAGRLVDSLSGGERQRAWLAMMVAQNSRCLLLDEPTSALDIAHQVEVLALIKDLSQQRGLTVIAVLHDINMAARYCDHLVALRQGAMIAGGDAGAIMQPEVLGAIYGIPMGILPHPQGGAPVSFVC; encoded by the coding sequence ATGCCGCATCCGCACGCAGAAGAGGCAACCTTCAGGCTGGAGAATGCCAGTTTCGAAGTGCCCGGCCGCACTCTCCTCCAGCCCCTGTCGCTGACTTTTCCACCGGGTAAAATGACCGCGCTGATTGGCCACAATGGCTCGGGCAAATCGACGCTGTTGAAAATGCTGGGTCGCCATCATGCGGCCAGCAGTGGAGAGGTTTTGCTGAATCAGCAGCCCGTCGGGCGCTGGAACAGTAAAGCCTTTGCCCGCGAGGTGGCCTATCTGCCGCAGCAGTTACCGGCCGCCGAAGGGATGACGGTGCGTGAGCTGGTAGCGATTGGCCGCTATCCCTGGCACGGGGCGCTGGGGCGCTTTGTTCAGGAGGATCGCGATAGGGTAGAGGATGCGATTGCGCAGGTCGGGCTAAAGCCCTTTGCCGGTCGGCTGGTGGACAGTCTGTCAGGCGGTGAGCGTCAGCGCGCCTGGCTGGCGATGATGGTGGCGCAGAACAGCCGCTGTCTGCTGCTGGATGAACCGACCTCGGCGCTGGATATTGCCCATCAGGTGGAGGTGCTGGCGCTGATAAAAGACCTGAGCCAGCAGCGCGGCCTGACCGTGATTGCGGTGCTGCACGATATCAACATGGCGGCACGCTACTGCGATCATCTGGTGGCGCTGCGTCAGGGTGCGATGATTGCCGGAGGTGACGCCGGAGCAATTATGCAGCCTGAGGTACTGGGTGCAATTTATGGCATTCCAATGGGCATTTTACCGCACCCGCAGGGCGGCGCGCCGGTCAGTTTTGTCTGTTAA